From a region of the Acidimicrobiia bacterium genome:
- a CDS encoding Sir2 family NAD-dependent protein deacetylase has product MSDPITAAVDALAGSTRLLVFTGAGISTESGIPDFRGPDGVWTRVDPDEFTIDRYLESRETRVASWRHRDESGVLDAIPNPGHEALVRLWESGRMLGCVTQNIDGLHQAAGLPDDAVVQLHGNARHTICTGCRHRSDTTDILARVKAGDDDPHCDRCGSPLKVDVVFFGEAMPVDAMLRSHDLAERADAVLVIGSTLSVFPAAYIPLAVVDNGHPMVIVNRGATEFDHLASATVEAAAGEALPAIVTGIAGR; this is encoded by the coding sequence ATGTCCGACCCGATCACTGCCGCCGTCGACGCCCTCGCCGGTTCGACGCGTCTGCTCGTCTTCACCGGCGCCGGCATTTCCACTGAGTCGGGCATTCCGGACTTTCGCGGGCCCGACGGGGTCTGGACCCGCGTCGATCCCGATGAATTCACCATCGATCGCTATCTAGAGAGCCGGGAGACGCGGGTGGCGTCATGGCGACACCGGGACGAGTCGGGTGTCCTCGACGCCATTCCCAACCCGGGGCATGAGGCCCTGGTGCGCCTGTGGGAGTCGGGGAGGATGCTCGGCTGTGTCACCCAGAACATCGATGGGCTCCATCAGGCGGCGGGTCTACCCGACGATGCGGTGGTCCAGCTCCACGGCAATGCCCGGCACACGATCTGCACCGGCTGTCGCCACCGAAGCGACACCACCGACATACTCGCCCGGGTCAAGGCTGGCGATGACGACCCACACTGCGATCGCTGCGGCAGTCCGCTCAAGGTGGACGTCGTGTTCTTCGGCGAGGCGATGCCGGTCGATGCCATGCTTCGGAGCCACGACCTGGCCGAACGGGCGGATGCGGTCCTCGTGATCGGGTCGACCCTCTCCGTGTTCCCCGCTGCTTACATCCCGCTGGCGGTCGTGGACAACGGACATCCGATGGTCATCGTCAACCGGGGAGCCACGGAGTTCGACCACCTGGCGTCGGCGACCGTAGAAGCGGCGGCGGGTGAGGCCCTTCCGGCGATCGTGACCGGGATCGCCGGGCGCTGA
- a CDS encoding sugar transferase encodes MPRRKLPVAIVLDLSALAVAMLIASLTVFGEPYPWYARPGSGTMIASMAFGALLGTFLVFRPAAEGPSRPSYGRALTIGAVMLGTTAVTIVLTRAFWSRAFVLTATAVWLVLALGHRWLRRRRPWAERMVVISSEKALIGDLLGAPHADLVAVLDPSAEAPEEPLEPGSTIAIDLRAVLSDSMARFVSSSSIAGYPMRSLVSTYEEHTGRLPIIHLREGWELTVPLSGNRSYVRIKRALDTALVLATSPLSVLLGIVIWLAIRIESRGPAIFRQERVGLEGHPFTLYKFRTMRNDWGSGARFAAQDDHRLTRVGKVLRRFRIDELPQLWNVLRGDLSLVGPRPEQQPFVEQFSQTIPFYGHRHLVRPGITGWSQVNFGYADSEADTVEKLSYDLYYVKHLSLWLDLEVLGRSVWTVLSGFGAR; translated from the coding sequence ATGCCGCGTCGCAAACTCCCGGTGGCGATCGTCCTCGACCTGTCGGCACTCGCCGTCGCCATGTTGATCGCATCGCTCACCGTGTTCGGTGAGCCGTACCCGTGGTATGCCCGGCCCGGCTCGGGCACGATGATCGCCTCGATGGCGTTCGGGGCCCTGCTCGGCACCTTCCTCGTTTTCCGTCCCGCCGCCGAGGGTCCGTCGCGACCGTCGTACGGCAGGGCGCTGACGATCGGGGCGGTCATGCTGGGCACCACCGCGGTCACCATCGTCCTCACCCGGGCGTTCTGGTCGCGGGCCTTCGTGCTCACCGCAACCGCCGTCTGGCTAGTGCTCGCTCTCGGCCACCGGTGGCTGCGCCGTCGGCGTCCCTGGGCTGAGCGAATGGTGGTGATCTCCTCGGAGAAGGCGCTGATCGGGGACCTCCTCGGCGCTCCCCACGCCGACCTCGTCGCCGTCCTCGACCCCAGCGCGGAGGCGCCCGAGGAGCCCCTGGAGCCGGGCTCGACCATCGCCATAGATCTGCGCGCCGTGTTGAGCGACTCCATGGCCCGCTTCGTGTCGTCGTCGAGCATCGCCGGGTACCCGATGCGGTCCCTGGTGAGTACCTACGAGGAGCACACCGGCAGGCTCCCGATCATCCACCTCAGGGAGGGGTGGGAGCTGACCGTGCCCCTGTCGGGCAATCGGTCGTACGTTCGGATCAAGCGCGCTCTCGACACCGCGCTCGTTCTCGCCACCTCGCCGCTGTCCGTGCTCCTTGGAATCGTCATCTGGCTGGCGATCAGGATCGAGTCGCGTGGTCCGGCGATCTTCCGGCAGGAGCGTGTCGGTCTCGAGGGTCACCCGTTCACGCTCTACAAGTTCCGGACCATGCGCAACGACTGGGGGAGTGGCGCCCGGTTCGCCGCCCAGGACGACCACCGACTCACCCGGGTCGGCAAGGTGCTGCGGCGATTCCGCATCGACGAGCTGCCGCAGCTGTGGAACGTGCTGCGCGGCGATCTCAGCCTCGTCGGTCCCCGGCCCGAGCAGCAGCCCTTCGTCGAGCAGTTCAGCCAGACCATCCCGTTCTACGGTCACCGGCACCTGGTGCGCCCCGGGATCACCGGCTGGTCACAGGTGAACTTCGGGTACGCCGACAGCGAGGCGGACACCGTGGAGAAGCTCTCCTACGACCTGTACTACGTGAAGCACCTGTCGTTGTGGCTCGACCTCGAGGTGCTGGGCCGCTCGGTGTGGACGGTGCTTTCGGGCTTCGGAGCTCGCTGA
- a CDS encoding leucyl aminopeptidase, translating into MDLEIGGSLEEASADALVVGVRAGRDADDDGRWLIGRLPWLEAAMDDAEFTGKKGQLLTTAGGGEVSFRKVVVVGLGDAPVDPETVRRAAGSAAKALSRLATVATTLHAPPGMAEAVGFGFTLGAYTFVKHKSEKKPSLIERLILIDGSEEQLAAARVGALIAAGVGFARDLVNEPAIGMPPAALADTAARMAEEVGLGVRVLDEDEIAAERLGGLQGVALGADNPARLVELRWEPEGAAGFLVFVGKGIVFDSGGLSLKPAEAMERMKTDMSGAAAVFAAMRVIAELKLPVKVVAFAPLTENMPGGGALRPGDVLQIRNGKTIEVLNTDAEGRLVLADALVLAAEESPDLIVDVATLTGACIVALGERIAGLMGTDAAVERVTAAADAAGERVWRLPLPDDYRKDIDSDVADMKNTGGRYGGAITAALLLKEFVGDAPWAHLDIAGPARTFTEADHYLTKGGTGFGVRTLVELARQTAEAPEAPGSG; encoded by the coding sequence ATGGACCTGGAGATCGGGGGAAGCCTCGAAGAAGCGAGCGCCGATGCCCTCGTCGTGGGCGTTCGGGCCGGTCGGGACGCCGACGATGACGGACGCTGGCTCATCGGACGGCTGCCGTGGCTGGAGGCGGCCATGGACGATGCCGAGTTCACCGGGAAGAAGGGGCAGCTCCTCACCACGGCCGGAGGCGGCGAAGTGTCGTTTCGCAAGGTGGTCGTCGTTGGCCTGGGAGACGCCCCGGTCGATCCCGAGACGGTGCGTCGGGCGGCGGGGAGCGCGGCGAAGGCACTGTCGCGGTTGGCGACCGTCGCCACCACTCTGCACGCACCACCCGGGATGGCCGAGGCGGTCGGGTTCGGCTTCACACTCGGCGCCTACACCTTTGTCAAGCACAAGAGCGAGAAGAAGCCCTCGCTCATCGAGCGACTGATCCTCATCGACGGGTCCGAGGAGCAGTTGGCCGCGGCGCGAGTTGGCGCCCTGATCGCCGCCGGTGTCGGGTTCGCCAGGGACCTGGTCAACGAACCTGCCATCGGCATGCCGCCGGCGGCGCTCGCCGATACCGCTGCCCGGATGGCCGAGGAGGTGGGCCTTGGCGTCCGCGTCCTCGATGAGGACGAGATCGCCGCCGAACGCCTGGGCGGGCTCCAGGGGGTGGCCCTGGGAGCCGACAACCCTGCCCGCCTCGTCGAGCTCCGCTGGGAGCCGGAGGGGGCGGCCGGCTTCCTGGTCTTCGTGGGCAAGGGCATCGTGTTCGACTCCGGGGGACTGTCGCTCAAGCCGGCAGAGGCGATGGAGCGGATGAAGACCGACATGTCGGGTGCCGCGGCGGTCTTCGCCGCCATGCGAGTGATCGCCGAGTTGAAGCTGCCGGTGAAGGTGGTGGCCTTCGCCCCGCTCACGGAGAACATGCCGGGGGGCGGGGCGCTCCGACCCGGGGACGTCCTCCAGATCCGCAACGGTAAGACGATCGAGGTACTCAACACGGACGCCGAGGGGCGCCTGGTCCTCGCCGACGCCCTCGTCCTGGCCGCCGAGGAGTCGCCCGATCTGATCGTCGACGTGGCGACCCTGACCGGTGCCTGCATCGTCGCCCTCGGTGAGCGCATCGCCGGTCTCATGGGGACCGACGCGGCCGTCGAGCGGGTTACTGCAGCCGCCGATGCGGCCGGGGAGCGGGTGTGGAGGCTGCCCCTCCCTGACGACTACCGCAAGGACATCGATTCCGACGTCGCCGACATGAAGAACACCGGCGGCCGCTACGGCGGCGCGATCACCGCAGCGCTCCTGCTCAAAGAGTTCGTCGGCGATGCGCCGTGGGCCCACCTCGACATCGCCGGTCCTGCCCGGACGTTCACCGAGGCCGATCACTACCTGACCAAGGGCGGCACCGGCTTCGGCGTGCGAACGCTCGTCGAACTGGCCCGTCAGACCGCCGAGGCACCTGAGGCCCCAGGCTCCGGGTGA
- a CDS encoding cob(I)yrinic acid a,c-diamide adenosyltransferase, protein MKIYTRKGDDGSTGLFHGGRVAKDDTGPEAYGTVDEAVAALGLARAAADEPLADRILQVQRSLFVLAAELATAPGKRERLQPGVSLVTQGMVDDLEAAIDEVEAASGLPTEFVVPGGSPAAAAIDLARTIVRRAERRTISHVRTAVVADSVAVIFLNRLADYLYVLARSAEGQWIPSREER, encoded by the coding sequence ATGAAGATCTACACCCGAAAGGGCGACGACGGTTCGACCGGCCTGTTCCACGGCGGCCGCGTCGCCAAGGACGACACCGGTCCGGAGGCCTACGGCACGGTGGACGAGGCTGTGGCAGCCCTCGGACTCGCCCGCGCCGCCGCCGACGAGCCGCTCGCCGATCGCATCCTCCAGGTCCAGCGGTCCCTGTTCGTGCTCGCTGCCGAGCTGGCCACCGCGCCGGGAAAGCGAGAACGACTCCAACCGGGCGTGAGCCTCGTGACCCAGGGCATGGTGGATGATCTCGAAGCCGCCATCGACGAGGTGGAGGCGGCGTCCGGACTGCCCACGGAGTTCGTCGTCCCCGGGGGATCGCCGGCCGCCGCCGCCATCGACCTGGCGCGCACCATCGTCCGACGAGCCGAGAGGCGGACCATCAGCCATGTGCGAACCGCCGTTGTGGCCGACAGTGTCGCCGTGATCTTTCTGAATCGGCTCGCCGACTACCTGTACGTGCTGGCCCGTTCGGCGGAGGGTCAGTGGATTCCGAGTCGCGAGGAGCGATGA
- the tkt gene encoding transketolase: MDHEQVAADTLRTLAMDAVEAAANGHPGMPMGMADIAAVVWGRHLLVDPGDPEWPDRDRFVLSNGHGSMLLYGLLHLSGFPLSLDDLRNFRQFGHPTAGHPEREPHLGIEMTTGPLGQGFGSAVGMAIAEAHLRAVLGDDLVDHRTWVFASDGDLMEGVASEAASLAGRLRLGKLVVLYDDNSITIDGSTELAFTEDVLARFEAYGWHALRVDGHDREAIHDAIETAKRDDRPSLIACRTHIAYGAPTKQDTAEAHGSPLGADEVAATKRAMGWDPDQTFVVPPEARDFFAGAMDRGGAARRQWAQRLAALDAERRGMWEAYHAPPEVQPPDLGFEVGAQVATRSASGKALNALAVLRPDLIGGSADLTPSNNTYLKDSSEFQDDPAGRNLRFGVREHAMGTALNGMAIHGGLRPYGGTFLVFSDYMRPAVRLAALMEAPSIFVYTHDSIFLGEDGPTHQPIEHLASLRAIPGMWVVRPADAGETAEAWALALAREDGPTAIVLTRQAVPVLDRSQVAGQVARGAYVVRDGSDAVVLATGSEVWVALEAAEALAGRGVSLRVVSMPCWEAFAEQDPGYREHVLGDGIPRVSVEAAATFGWERWVGAHGLIIGIDHFGASAPWQRLAEEWGFTPEAVADRIAAWLESR; encoded by the coding sequence ATGGATCACGAACAGGTCGCCGCCGACACGCTGCGCACTCTTGCCATGGATGCGGTCGAGGCGGCTGCCAACGGGCATCCGGGGATGCCGATGGGGATGGCCGACATCGCCGCCGTTGTCTGGGGACGGCACCTCCTGGTCGACCCCGGCGACCCCGAGTGGCCGGACCGCGACCGCTTCGTCCTCTCCAACGGCCACGGTTCGATGCTCCTCTACGGCCTGCTGCACTTGAGCGGGTTCCCCCTGTCCCTCGACGATCTGCGCAACTTCCGGCAGTTCGGTCACCCGACGGCCGGGCATCCGGAACGCGAGCCGCATCTCGGGATCGAGATGACCACCGGCCCTCTCGGTCAGGGGTTCGGGAGCGCGGTCGGGATGGCGATCGCCGAGGCGCACCTGCGGGCCGTTCTCGGAGACGACCTCGTCGACCATCGAACGTGGGTGTTCGCCAGTGACGGGGACCTCATGGAGGGCGTCGCCTCTGAAGCGGCGTCGCTCGCCGGCCGGCTGCGCCTCGGGAAGCTCGTCGTGCTGTACGACGACAATTCGATCACCATCGACGGGAGCACCGAGCTCGCTTTCACCGAAGACGTACTCGCCCGTTTCGAGGCTTACGGATGGCACGCGCTCAGGGTCGACGGCCACGATCGCGAAGCCATCCACGACGCCATCGAGACCGCCAAGCGGGACGATCGGCCCTCGCTCATCGCCTGTCGCACGCACATCGCCTACGGGGCCCCGACCAAGCAGGACACCGCCGAGGCGCACGGCTCACCGCTCGGCGCCGACGAGGTGGCCGCCACCAAGCGGGCGATGGGTTGGGACCCCGACCAGACCTTCGTCGTCCCACCAGAGGCTCGTGACTTCTTCGCCGGCGCAATGGACCGTGGAGGCGCGGCGCGGCGGCAATGGGCGCAGCGGTTGGCGGCGCTCGATGCGGAGCGACGGGGGATGTGGGAGGCCTACCACGCGCCGCCCGAGGTCCAGCCGCCCGACCTCGGTTTCGAGGTCGGAGCCCAGGTCGCCACCCGATCGGCGTCCGGTAAAGCCCTCAACGCCTTGGCCGTTCTGCGCCCGGACCTGATCGGTGGGTCCGCCGACCTGACGCCGTCGAACAACACCTACTTGAAGGATTCGAGCGAGTTCCAGGACGATCCTGCGGGCCGCAACCTGCGGTTCGGTGTCCGCGAGCACGCCATGGGAACCGCGCTGAATGGGATGGCCATCCACGGCGGGTTGCGCCCCTACGGCGGGACCTTCCTGGTGTTCAGCGACTACATGCGACCGGCCGTGCGGCTCGCCGCTCTGATGGAGGCTCCCAGCATCTTCGTGTACACCCACGATTCGATCTTCCTGGGCGAGGACGGACCGACCCATCAGCCGATCGAACATCTCGCCTCCCTGCGCGCCATCCCGGGGATGTGGGTGGTGCGACCCGCCGATGCCGGGGAGACCGCCGAAGCCTGGGCACTGGCCCTCGCCCGCGAGGACGGCCCCACCGCCATCGTCCTGACTCGCCAGGCCGTCCCGGTGCTCGATCGCTCGCAGGTGGCCGGACAGGTGGCCCGCGGGGCGTACGTCGTTCGGGATGGCTCGGACGCCGTTGTGCTCGCCACCGGTTCCGAGGTGTGGGTGGCACTCGAGGCGGCGGAGGCGCTCGCCGGGAGGGGAGTATCGCTACGCGTGGTGTCGATGCCCTGCTGGGAGGCGTTCGCCGAACAGGATCCGGGCTACCGGGAGCACGTTCTCGGCGACGGGATTCCCCGCGTCTCGGTCGAGGCCGCCGCCACCTTTGGCTGGGAACGATGGGTCGGTGCCCACGGTCTGATCATCGGCATCGACCATTTCGGCGCCTCGGCACCCTGGCAGCGGCTCGCCGAAGAGTGGGGCTTCACCCCGGAGGCCGTGGCGGACCGCATCGCGGCCTGGCTGGAGAGCCGGTAG
- a CDS encoding Xaa-Pro peptidase family protein — MFPDFDYAARLEHTRDRLRRAGVDALLVSVGADLPYLIGYEAMPLERLTMLVLPSDGEPTLLVPMLEAPRVDDRQGAFRVRAWGETEDPVALAGELVGSRASLLVGDQTWSVFLLALQEQLGAARFAPATPFMAGLRMRKEPAEIECLGAAGAAADRVVAVLGDIRFAGRSEREVAGDIAERVVAEGHDVSTFTIVASGPNAASPHHETGRRVIEAGDSIVLDFGGRYRGYHSDTTRTLHVGEPSVDFAAAYTVLEQAQAAAREAVRPGVAAQEVDRVARRMIDDAGYGDRFIHRTGHGIGLEVHEHPYLVEGNEASLEEGMTFSIEPGIYEPGAFGMRIEDIVVCTADGIDELNRSPRSLLLVE; from the coding sequence ATGTTCCCCGACTTCGACTACGCCGCCCGCCTTGAACACACGCGGGATCGGCTGCGACGGGCAGGGGTCGATGCCCTCCTGGTGTCGGTCGGTGCCGACCTCCCCTACCTCATCGGCTACGAAGCCATGCCGCTGGAGCGCCTCACCATGTTGGTGCTCCCGTCCGATGGGGAGCCGACGCTCCTCGTGCCCATGCTCGAGGCGCCGCGGGTCGACGATCGGCAGGGGGCGTTTCGCGTCCGGGCATGGGGTGAGACCGAGGATCCGGTGGCGCTCGCTGGAGAGCTGGTCGGGTCACGGGCGTCCTTGCTGGTCGGCGACCAGACATGGTCCGTGTTCCTGCTGGCGCTCCAAGAGCAGCTCGGGGCGGCGCGTTTCGCTCCGGCGACCCCGTTCATGGCCGGTCTGCGGATGCGCAAGGAGCCTGCGGAGATCGAGTGTCTCGGTGCTGCGGGGGCCGCCGCCGATCGGGTGGTCGCCGTTTTGGGCGACATCCGCTTCGCTGGCCGCTCCGAGCGCGAGGTTGCCGGGGACATCGCCGAGCGTGTCGTCGCCGAGGGGCACGATGTGTCCACCTTCACCATTGTCGCGTCGGGTCCCAACGCGGCGTCGCCCCATCACGAGACCGGGCGCCGGGTGATCGAGGCCGGCGACTCCATCGTGCTCGACTTCGGGGGCCGCTACCGCGGCTACCACTCGGACACGACTCGCACGCTCCATGTGGGCGAGCCGTCGGTCGACTTCGCAGCCGCCTACACGGTGCTCGAGCAAGCCCAGGCCGCAGCCCGAGAGGCGGTACGGCCCGGGGTGGCGGCGCAGGAGGTGGACCGGGTGGCCCGCCGGATGATCGACGACGCTGGATACGGCGACCGCTTCATCCATCGCACCGGGCACGGGATCGGCCTCGAGGTCCACGAGCACCCGTACCTGGTGGAAGGCAACGAGGCGTCGCTGGAGGAGGGGATGACCTTCTCGATCGAGCCAGGGATCTACGAGCCGGGCGCCTTCGGCATGCGGATCGAGGACATCGTGGTGTGCACTGCCGACGGGATCGACGAACTCAACCGATCTCCGCGCTCTCTGCTCCTCGTCGAGTAG
- a CDS encoding ATP-binding protein: protein MSLDVHPPHPNYPAFVRSRRLVGFIAALTCVSVWVTALVILSIGERHRRDELASELIVITRSMAEYVGSLLSEQQARAAGMAALPGVAEATESLAVDGDAGHLEQVENVLFVASRLGASLVEYVLVSPDGRLLASNIPDVIWTEGALQWEEGIEVLVFEATGDRIGEIRIRVWAPVATEDSAVVGYLGLSSDVAPVARFLVATLGTSASREIYLFDGDGRLLTPTRFEASLAGLGLLEPGESSIGLRVADPGRDLRDGGTVDPDAPLTRMAASATSGENGFDVSGYRDYRGVTVVGAWQWIAEPGIGLSAEVDKAEAFAVFWSTRRLWMIAAGVLTALTLLLAATFLVTASRLSRTTNALRRLSEGLEREVENRTEELSASRAQLQAEAAVKDNLIAAVSHELRTPLSGVIGFALVALESDRLDAHTRDLFETILGQGKDMADIVDDLTAISRLSTNTLRLDLSEFDLLEEATRVVHHWDPAQGGWIEVSGSSVTALGDRARTRQVIRNLVSNALRYGGPTITVTVAAEVDGATLAVGDDGPPLTPEVESNMFDPYFRGTSDGPAPSMGIGLGLSRSLVAAMDGTLTFRRIDDRNTFMLSLPAAVASRSSASTPVDH from the coding sequence ATGAGTCTCGACGTGCACCCTCCCCATCCAAACTATCCCGCCTTCGTCCGCTCTCGGCGCCTCGTGGGCTTCATCGCCGCCCTGACCTGTGTTTCGGTGTGGGTGACCGCCCTCGTCATCCTGTCGATCGGCGAACGGCACCGACGCGATGAGCTCGCTTCCGAGCTCATCGTCATCACTCGATCGATGGCCGAGTACGTGGGGTCGCTGCTCTCCGAGCAACAGGCTCGCGCCGCCGGCATGGCGGCCCTGCCGGGAGTGGCAGAGGCAACGGAGTCGCTCGCCGTCGACGGCGATGCGGGCCACCTCGAGCAGGTGGAGAACGTGCTCTTTGTGGCCAGCCGGTTGGGTGCTTCGCTGGTCGAGTACGTGCTCGTCTCGCCCGACGGACGGCTCCTGGCGAGCAACATCCCCGACGTCATCTGGACCGAGGGGGCGCTCCAATGGGAGGAGGGCATCGAGGTGCTCGTCTTCGAAGCCACCGGGGACCGCATCGGCGAGATCCGCATCCGGGTGTGGGCACCGGTGGCGACCGAAGATAGCGCGGTCGTCGGCTATCTCGGGCTCTCCTCCGACGTCGCCCCGGTCGCCAGGTTCCTGGTGGCGACCCTCGGCACTTCGGCGTCTCGGGAGATCTACCTGTTCGACGGCGATGGGCGGCTGCTCACACCCACCCGCTTCGAAGCCAGCCTCGCCGGGCTCGGTCTCCTCGAACCGGGGGAATCCTCGATCGGCCTTCGGGTCGCCGATCCCGGCCGCGACCTGCGCGACGGCGGGACCGTCGACCCTGACGCACCACTCACCCGGATGGCGGCGAGCGCCACCTCGGGAGAAAACGGCTTCGATGTGAGCGGCTACCGCGACTACCGGGGTGTGACCGTGGTCGGGGCGTGGCAGTGGATCGCCGAACCCGGGATCGGTCTCAGCGCCGAGGTCGACAAGGCCGAGGCGTTCGCCGTCTTCTGGTCGACCCGGCGACTGTGGATGATCGCCGCCGGGGTGCTCACCGCTCTCACCTTGCTGCTCGCCGCCACCTTCCTCGTGACGGCGAGCCGTCTCTCTCGCACCACCAACGCCCTGCGACGCCTCTCGGAGGGTCTGGAGCGGGAGGTGGAGAATCGCACCGAGGAACTCAGCGCTTCCCGGGCCCAACTCCAGGCCGAAGCGGCGGTCAAGGACAACCTGATCGCCGCCGTGTCTCACGAGTTGCGCACGCCACTCTCCGGGGTCATCGGGTTCGCTTTGGTCGCCCTCGAGTCCGACAGGCTCGACGCCCACACCCGTGACCTGTTCGAGACGATCCTCGGCCAGGGGAAGGACATGGCCGATATCGTCGACGACCTGACCGCGATCAGCCGGCTGTCCACCAACACCCTGCGCCTCGACCTGTCGGAGTTCGACCTCCTCGAAGAGGCGACCCGGGTCGTCCACCACTGGGATCCGGCTCAGGGGGGTTGGATCGAAGTATCCGGTTCGTCGGTGACCGCGCTCGGAGATCGAGCCCGCACCCGGCAGGTGATCCGGAATCTGGTCTCCAACGCCCTTCGATACGGGGGTCCGACCATCACCGTGACGGTCGCCGCCGAGGTTGACGGTGCGACCCTCGCCGTGGGCGACGACGGACCGCCGCTCACCCCGGAGGTCGAATCCAACATGTTCGACCCCTACTTCCGCGGGACCTCGGACGGCCCCGCCCCGTCCATGGGCATCGGCCTCGGGCTCAGCCGGAGTCTGGTGGCGGCAATGGACGGCACGCTGACCTTCCGCCGCATCGACGACCGCAACACCTTCATGCTGTCGCTCCCCGCGGCAGTCGCCTCGAGATCGTCCGCCAGTACCCCGGTCGACCACTAG
- a CDS encoding PPC domain-containing protein, with translation MSAPATRLRIAAATLALLVVACGDDGGTITTVGELTTTTGATASTTTEATAPPGRCDDPAEPLTLGIPYEGVIDATADPYPANARYFCVEVPAGASTLVFTLTDLEADLDLYVGLGSIESVQGVNTWEWAGQEFENAPEYIEIVNPEGGVYYIEVFDYNGAGSTYTVMATAD, from the coding sequence ATGTCGGCGCCCGCCACCAGACTCAGAATCGCTGCCGCCACCCTGGCGTTGCTCGTCGTCGCCTGCGGCGATGACGGCGGCACTATCACCACCGTCGGTGAGCTGACCACGACGACCGGGGCCACCGCCAGCACCACCACCGAGGCGACTGCACCACCCGGGCGGTGCGACGACCCGGCCGAGCCGCTCACGCTGGGGATCCCGTACGAGGGCGTGATCGATGCCACCGCCGATCCTTACCCGGCGAACGCCCGGTACTTCTGCGTCGAGGTTCCCGCAGGGGCCAGCACCCTGGTGTTCACCCTCACGGACCTCGAGGCCGACCTCGACCTCTACGTGGGCTTGGGCTCGATCGAAAGCGTCCAGGGCGTCAATACATGGGAGTGGGCGGGACAGGAGTTCGAGAACGCTCCCGAGTACATCGAAATCGTCAATCCGGAGGGTGGCGTGTACTACATCGAAGTCTTCGACTACAACGGGGCCGGATCGACCTACACGGTGATGGCGACCGCCGACTGA
- a CDS encoding aminoglycoside phosphotransferase family protein: MDLRLPDSLERIRSVDGGPEWVAALPRLVGDAVDRWSLRIVGDPFPGSYVSLVMPVTRHDEPAMLKIQFPHDESEHEAEALRVWDGDGAVRLLGHEPDLFALLIEPCHPGDHLADAGPEVALEVLIGLLPRLWVAADGPFRSLDEEARGWIEDIPAAWERVRRSVERRLIDAAVDALTGVIGGSSAVLLHQDLHGHNVLRATREPWLAIDPKPLVGDRAFSVAPIVRSYELGHSEAEVLERFDRLVDALDLDSTRAAAWTIGQTIAWAFDGDRVLENHVDTARWLIEHRWGE, translated from the coding sequence ATGGACCTCCGCCTACCCGACTCCCTCGAGCGCATCCGTTCGGTCGATGGCGGCCCTGAATGGGTAGCCGCGCTTCCTCGACTCGTGGGCGACGCCGTCGACCGGTGGTCGCTGCGGATCGTGGGCGACCCGTTCCCGGGGTCCTACGTGTCCCTCGTGATGCCGGTCACGAGGCACGACGAGCCCGCGATGCTCAAGATCCAGTTCCCGCACGACGAGTCGGAGCACGAGGCCGAGGCTCTGCGGGTGTGGGACGGGGACGGCGCGGTCCGGCTCCTCGGGCACGAGCCCGATCTCTTCGCGCTGCTCATCGAACCGTGCCACCCGGGGGATCACCTCGCCGACGCCGGACCGGAGGTGGCCCTGGAGGTCCTCATCGGACTGCTGCCTCGCCTCTGGGTCGCCGCCGACGGGCCATTCCGTTCGCTCGACGAGGAGGCCCGGGGATGGATCGAGGACATCCCCGCCGCCTGGGAGCGCGTCCGGCGCTCCGTCGAGCGTCGCCTCATCGATGCGGCCGTCGATGCGCTGACCGGTGTCATCGGCGGTTCCTCGGCGGTGCTGCTCCACCAGGACCTCCACGGGCACAACGTCCTACGGGCGACACGCGAGCCGTGGTTGGCGATCGACCCCAAGCCGCTCGTCGGCGATCGTGCGTTTTCGGTGGCACCCATCGTCAGGTCCTACGAACTGGGTCACTCCGAAGCCGAGGTGTTGGAACGGTTCGATCGGCTGGTGGACGCCCTCGACCTGGACTCGACCCGGGCCGCCGCCTGGACCATCGGACAGACGATCGCCTGGGCATTCGACGGTGACCGCGTGCTCGAAAACCACGTCGATACGGCGCGCTGGCTCATCGAGCACCGCTGGGGGGAGTGA